In the genome of Abyssalbus ytuae, the window GCTTTAAAAAAAGCAGGGTGGGAAAAAGAATCTGATTTTGGGATTAATATAGGATCCTCACGTGGAGCTACCTCGCTTTTTGAAAAATATCATAAAGATTTTCTCGAAACAGGAATTTCTTCAACATTAACCTCCCCAACAACAACACTGGGAAATATTTCCTCGTGGGTGGCACAGGATTTGAAAACCAAAGGTCCGGAAATATCCCATTCCATTACCTGTTCAACAGCACTTCATGCATTATTAAACGGGGTGGCCTGGTTACAAAGCGGTATGACAGATAAATTTATTGTAGGAGGAAGTGAAGCTCCTTTAACTCCTTTTACCATTGCCCAAATGAAAGCTATGAAAATTTATGCGAAATCAGGGACGGATACCGATAGACAAACGTTTAAAAAAAATGAATATCCCTGTAGAGCCTTTGATCTTGAAAAGAGTAAAAATACCATGGTTTTAGGTGAAGGGGCCTGTGTTGTATGTTTAGAAAAAGGAGTAAATGCTAATTCAGTAGCTGTAATTGAAGGTGTTGGTTTTGCTACTGAAATGTTAACACATAATGTTTCTATATCTGCCAATGCAGAGTGTTTTCAAAAATCAATGAAAATGGCCTTGGGAAATTTAGAACCAGACCAGGTTGATGTAATTGTAATGCATGCCCCCGGTACTATCAAAGGAGATAGTTCTGAAGTAAATGCTGTTAATGCTGTTTTTAAGGACAGCCCCCCCTTCTTAACTACCAACAAATGGAAAATTGGCCACACGTTTGGTGCATCGGGGATGCTAAGTTTGGAATTTGCCTTATTGATGCTTAAAAATCAGAATTTTATTGGGGTTCCGTATGTAGCGTACTCCACTGTTCCTTCCAAAATTGAAAGAGTTATGATAAATGCCGTCGGATTTGGGGGAAATGCTGTGAGTATATTAATAAAAAATGTAAATAACCATGTTTAAAATTAAATCGCATAAGCACATATTGTATAATACTATTTCCTATTTTAGCCTCATCTTTTCCCAACGTTTGGTATAATGAATAAAATTAAAACCATATTAAATCCTGCAATTTTATTGTTGCTTTTTTTGGTTTCTTGCGGTAAACATAAAACCGGAGCGTTAGCGGAAGAAGAATTTATAGAAGTAAAAGTTAAGAATGATTACAGTATTTCCCTTCCCGGTTTTTTAGAAGAAACACAACTGCTTAATTCCCAGGCATCCCTTCAGTATCAGAATATTTTTAAAGAAACCTATATCATTATTATCGATGAGTCAAAAGACGAATTCATAAGAAGCTTTAAAGAAACAGGAATATATAATGATAGTATAAGCACACTTTCCAATTACGCTGAATATCAGAATAATTATTTTAATAAAGCTTTAAAGGCAAGGTCTTTTAGTTCCGGGTTGTCTGATACCGTGATTAATAATCTTCCGGCAGTTAAAAATACCACTATTGGAAAAGTAGAGGGAGTAGATGAAGAACTGGTGTACTGGAATGCCTATATTGAAAGCCGGGACAAAATGTATAATATTGCGTGTTGGACATATGCCCGTAACCGTTCAACGTACGAAGAAACGTTTAAAAAAGCCCTACATTCATTTAAAAAGATTTAATTTATGAGTGAGATAAAACATAACTGGACCAAAGAAGAAATTCTTGAAATATACAACAAACCCTTAATGGAGCTGCTTTATGAAGCAGCTACTGTTCACCGTAAATATCATGACCCTAATACGGTACAGGTATCCACTTTGTTGTCCATAAAAACAGGAGGGTGTTCTGAAGATTGCGGATATTGCCCGCAGGCAGCAAGATATCATACCAATATAGAAGGAAATGATCTTATGTCAGTACAGCAGGTAAAAGCGCAGGCTTTAAGAGCCAAAGCTTCCGGATCGTCAAGAGTATGTATGGGTGCGGCATGGAGAAATGTAAAGGACGGACCGGAGTTTAATGAAGTTCTGGAGATGGTTCGTACCATAAATAAACTGGATATGGAAGTATGTTGCACCTTAGGTATGCTTACTGAAAATCAGGCAAAACGTTTGGCTGAAGCCGGTTTATATGCTTATAATCATAATTTGGATACCTCGGAAGAATATTATAAAGAAGTTATATCTACCCGGGGTTATGAAGACAGATTAAAGACTATAGAAAATGTTCGAAAAACCAATGTTACTGTTTGTAGTGGTGGTATTATTGGGATGGGAGAAAAACTTGAAGACAGGGCAGGAATGTTAGTAGCACTGTCTACTTTAAACCCGCAGCCGGAATCTGTACCCATCAATGCATTGGTAGCGGTTGAAGGAACCCCTATGGAGAACGAAAAACCTGTTGAGATATGGGAAATGATACGTATGGTAGCAACCACGCGGATAGTAATGCCTGAAACCCAGGTAAGGCTGTCGGCAGGTAGAACGCAAATGAGCAGAGAAGGACAAGCCATGTGTTTCTTTGCAGGGGCAAATTCAATTTTTGCAGGAGATAAGTTATTAACAACTCCTAATCCTGATGTGAATGAGGATATGGAGATGTTTAAAATTTTAGGAGTGAATCCGCAACAACCTTTTATTAAAAAAGCGCAGCCTAAAACTGTTGAAGCTGAAGATTCAGAATATAAAGATCTAGGAGAAAAACCAAAATGGAGTAGGCCAGGTCATACCATAGATAGAAATGAAGAAGCTAAAGAAAAAGGGAAACCGGCAAAGGTTTCAAATTAATTTTTTTATTACCATTTAAATCCTTTTATTAAATTTATTGGATTTTTTCGTTATAAGGACATGAAATTAAAGAAGGTAGAGAGAGTAAAAAAAATATCAAAGAAGGACTTTGTAAATAATTATGTTAAGCCCCAGATACCTATCGTAATAGAAAAACTTACAGAAGATTGGGATGCTTACAATAAATGGCACTTAAATTATATTAATAAAATTGCGGGAGATAAAGAGGTTCCTTTGTATGATGACAGGCCGGTAAACCCTGAGGAGGGTTTTAATCAGCCCCATGCTATAATGAAGATGAGCGATTATATTGAATTATTAGAGAGGGAACCTACCAATTATCGTATCTTCCTTTACAATCTAATGAAAGAAGTCCCTCAACTTCGGAATGATTTTAAGTGGCCGGATTTGGGTTTGAAGCTTGTGAAGCAACTGCCTATGCTTTTTTTTGGGGGTGAAAACAGTAAAGTTTTTATGCACTTTGATATAGATTATTCAAACATTCTGCATTTTCATTTTCATGGAAAAAAACAATGTGTAATTCTTCCCCAGGATCAGTCTAAGTATATGTATAAAATACCTCATGCCTTAATATCAAGAGAGGATATTGATTTTGATAATCCGGATTATGATAAATGGCCGGCTTTAAAATATGCTGAAGGATATGTGGCCAACCTGGAACATGGAGAAATGTTATATATGCCCGAAGGTTATTGGCATTATATGAAGTATCTCACTCCGGGTTTTTCCATGAGTTTAAGATCTTTTCCCCGAAGTTATAAAAATCTGGTAAAAGCTGCCTATAATGTTTTTATAATGAGACATTATGATAATTTTATGAGAAAAAGAAAAGGGCAGGCCTGGATTGACTGGAAAAATGCTCAGGCTATTATTAATACTCACAGGCAGGTAGGTATTACGGTTTAGTGCATTAACTGGTTTACTGTTTCATATACCAAATGTGGTTCCCATCCCCTGTATAGCAGGTAATCAATCAGTTTTTTTTTCTTTTTGAATAAATTGGGTTCGTTTAGTTGGGAAAGTCTTTTATTTGCAAGTTCTTCAAATACCTGGTAATATTCTTCCTCCGGTATTTCTTTTAAGGCAATTTCTATATTGTATTTAGTAATATCACGAAGCTTAAGTTCTCGTATAATTCTTTGTTTGCCCCATTTTTTTATATTAAACTTTCCTCTTGCAAAATTTTTAGCAAACCGCTCTTCGTTCAGATAATTATTTTTAATAAGATGATTAATGATAGTATCTATAGCCAGGGGAATCATATTATAACTTTTAAGTTTTGCAATTACTTCTTTATGGCACCTTTCCTGATAAGCACAATAACGTTCTAATAATTTTGTAGCCTCTTCTACAGTATATGATTTTTTGTTCACCTTGGTTAAAAATAAGATTTATAAAAAAACAAAAAAAGCGGCTATTAGCCGCTTTTTTAGAATTAATATTTTAAAGGATTACCGCTTTTATCTTTAAAACGGTATTCCAGATATGTGTAAGCATCTCTAGGTATAACTTTAACCCATTTTTTGTGTTCTAAAAACCATTTAGAACGGATGGATGGAAATCCTTTTGTTAAATATGCTGCTATAAAAGGGTGTACATTTAGTATTACACCATTTGTATGGCTTGGAATAATTTTTTCCAGGTCGGATTTTATTTTATCAATTATTACTATAGGGGCTTCAACTTCGCCTCCCTGACCGCTTGGGTTTTCTTCTCTTGTTTTGATAAACATTTCCGGCCTAACTCTTTGTCTTGTAATTTGTATGAGTCCAAACTTACTTGGTGGGAGTATTTTGTGTTTGGCCCTGTCGTCTTTCATTTCTTCTTTTAGGTGATCGTAGAGTTTTTTTCTGTTTTCGGCATTTGACATGTCAATAAAATCAACTACTATGATTCCTCCCATGTCTCTTAGCCTTAATTGTCTTGCAACTTCTGTTGCAGCAATTAGATTGACTTCTAAAGCTGTTTCTTCCTGAGTTTTAGCTTTATTGGAACGGTTACCGCTGTTTACATCAATTACATGAAGAGCTTCAGTATGTTCTACAACAAGGTAGGCTCCTTTACTCATTGATACGGTTCGGCCAAAAGAAGTTTTTATTTGTCTTTCAACTCCAAATTTTTCGAAAATGGGTAATGACGATCCATACAATTTTACAATAGATTCTTTTTTAGGTGCAATTTCTTGCAAGTAATCTTTAATTTGATAATAAAGCGTTTCATCATCTACATGAATTCCCGTGAATGTGTCGTTAAAAACATCTCTTAAAATTGAAGAGGCACGGTTTAATTCGTTAAGTACTTTTGATGGATGTGGCGCTTTGTAAATTTTTTTGCACATTGCTGTCCATTTGTTCAGCAAATTTTGCAAGTCTCTGTCTAGTTCTGCAACTTTTTTGCCTTGTGCTACGGTACGTACAATAACACCAAAACCTTTTGGTTTAATGCTTTGTACTAACCTTTTTAATCGATCCTTTTCATCTTTGTTTTCTATTTTTTGAGAAACAGAAATACGTTCTGAAAAAGGAACAAGAACCAAATATCTTCCGGCTATGGAAAGCTCGGAACTGATTCGGGGTCCTTTTGTTGATATAGGTTCTTTTACAATTTGTACCAATATAGACTGATTGGCTTTAATTACATCTGTAATTGCTCCATTTTTATCTATATCTTTTTCAAATGGGAAGTCTTTAAGAGAAAAATCTTTTAATTTACCTGTGCTTACACGTTTTACGAATTTCAACAAAGTAGAAAGCTGCGGGCCTAAATCATGATAATGCAAAAATGCATCTTTTTCGTAGCCAACGTTAACGAACGCTGCATTAAGACCCGAAACAGGTTTTCTTATTTTGGCAAGCATAATATCACCAACCGAAAACTTGTTGTCATCTTCATCTTTGTGTAATTCAATTAGTTTTCCATCCTTTAATAAGGCAAAATCAATTTCAGAGGAACTAGATCTTACAATCAATTCTTTATTCACTCTGCATGAATTTATTTCCACCCCCTGTAATAAGGGACGGATGGATTAAACAATAATTTGTACAGGTTTTTTTAAACCAGTATTTCAATGAACGCTTTTCAAAAAGAAAAAGTAGCCCGAAACTACTTTTTCTTATGACGGTTAGCTCTTCTTCTTTTTTTGCGCTTGTGCGTTGCTACCTTATGTCTTTTTCGTTTTTTACCGCTTGGCATAGATTCTTATAATTTAATAGTGTTATTTATTTAACCTCCACACTACTTTTTACACCTTCTACAAAAACCTTTGCAGGTTTAAATGCCGGGATGTTGTGTGCAGGAATTTTAATAGTGGTATTTTTTGAGATATTTCTTCCTGTTTTTTCTGCTCTGGTTTTAATTATAAAACTACCAAAACCTCGTAGGTAAACATTATCTCCATTTTCAAGTGAATTTTTCACTTCTTCCATAAAAGATTCTACAGTGGCTTGAACATCTCCTTTTTCCATTCCAAGCTTTTCTGAAATCTTGGCTACAATGTCTGCTTTAGTCATTTTCTTCTTATTTTTAGTATTATTTTTAGGGGTTGCAAATATATAAATTAATTAAACAAAAAATAAAACGTAATTAATTAAAATTTAACTATATAACTCCGAAATATAGCATTTTATTTTAAATGAACAACTTTAAAACAGAAATAATTAGCTGGTATTCAGCAAATAAGCGCTCTTTACCATGGAGAGAAACTTCTGAACCATACTGCATTTGGCTGTCAGAAATAATGTCTCAGCAAACACGTATTGAACAAAGTTTACCCTACTATTTAAAATTTATCGATGCCTATCCCACAATTTTTCATCTGGCTGAAGCTAAGGAAGATGAAGTGCTTAAATTATGGCAGGGGCTTGGGTATTATTCCAGGGCCCGAAATTTGCATGCAACGGCCAAATATATTGCTTATGAACTAAATGGTAAATTTCCGGATAATTATAACGACCTGTTAAAGCTAAAAGGAGTAGGAGATTATACGGCAAGTGCCATAGCATCTATTTGTTTTAATGAACCTGCCCCTGTGGTCGATGGAAATGTTTACAGGGTGTTATCCCGTTATTTTGGTGTTGATATTCCTATTAATTCTACAAAAGGGATAAAATATTTTAAAACTCTTGCTAAAGAACTTATAGACCATGAACAACCGGGAGAATATAACCAGGGTATTATGGAGTTTGGAGCCAGGCAATGCAAACCCCAGTCACCCGATTGTAACATATGTCCTTTAAATGAAAGTTGTGTTGCCCTTCAAAAAAAGATGGTAGCCCTGCTTCCGGTAAAAATTAAGAAAGGAAAAATAAAGCACCGGCACTTTAATTATTTGATTATTAATAATGACGAGAAAACTATCCTGGAACAAAGAACAGCTAATGATATATGGAAAAATTTATACGAATTTCCTTTAATTGAAGACAAGCATGAACTTACTGAAGAGCAGATTATAAAACATGATATCTTCAAAAAATATATTCCGCACAATAAATTTTCAATACATCTTTATAATAATGACAAAATAGTTCACAAATTATCTCATCAATATATTCATACTAAATTTTGGATTGTAAATTTGCAAACCAAAATTGAAAATGGTATTGAAAAAAAACAACTTAATGAATACCCGGTGCCAATACTCATTGCCAATTTTGTAGAAGAATTTAGTTTTTAATTATTAAATTGAGCAAAAAAAATTTACAGGTACTGTTTGTTTTTGTAAATTACATTAAAAAATATATTTGATTTAGATTAATCTTATGAGCGGGACACTAAATAAAGTAATGCTGATCGGGCATTTAGGAGATGACGTAAAAATGAATTATTTTGAAGGAGGAAATTGTATAGGCCGTTTTCCCCTTGCAACCAATGATACTTATACAAACCGTCAAACCGGTGAAAAAGTCACCAATACGGAGTGGCATAATATTGTGGTTAGAAACAAAGCAGCTGAAGTATGCGAAAAGTATTTAAAAAAAGGAGATAAAATATATGTTGAAGGCCGCATTAAAAACAGGCAATGGCAGGGAGAAGATGGTAATATGCGCTATACTACCGAAATCCATGTTACTGATTTCACTTTTTTAACCAATAAAAGTGAGTCCCAGCCTAATGAAAGGCAGGCATATTCTAATCAAAATCCACAGCCTGCATCGCCCAAAGCGCAGGAGCCTGTCATACAACAGCCGGAGGACGATGACGACCTTCCATTTTAAGTTTAACTAATTTATTTGCTTTTGGATCCAGAGCCCTCGAGTTTAATAAGTCTTTTTTATTTTATTGATGCAACATCAATAGTAAAATTTATCATGCTTTTTGTTTTACTATTGTGCTCGGCACTCATTTCAGGGGCCGAAGTAGCATTTTTTTCACTTTCGCAAACCGATTTAAACGAAATTGAAAACTCAAAAACAAACCTGGGCAAGCATATTATCAAATTGCTTGAAAAACCAAAAAAACTTCTTGCCACCATACTGGTGGCAAATAATTTTATAAACATAGCCATTGTATTGTTGTTTAGCTCCCTGGGTGAGATACTTTTTGGAGGTTTGGAAGGTAAAATTTTAGGTGTTGTAGATATAAGGTTTATTGTAGAAGTAGTTGTTGCAACTTTCTTAATTCTGTTTTTCGGGGAAATTTTACCTAAAGTATATGCAAGCAGGAACAAGCAAAAGTTTTCAAATTTTATGGCATATCCACTTGTGGTGCTTAATAAGCTTTTTTCCCCTTTAAGTATGCCCATGCGTTCTATTACCCTTTATCTTCACGATAAATTGGGAAAGCAAAAGTCTAATCTTTCGGTCGATCAGCTTTCACAGGCACTGGAACTTACCTCGGAAGAAGACACTACTAAAGAAGAGCAAAAGATTTTACAAGGAATCGTTTCCTTTGGAAATACTGATACCCGGCAGGTAATGTGTCCGCGTATAGATATTTTTGCCCTGAACGAAGAAGCAAAATTCCCGGATATTTTAAAAGAAATTATAAAACATGGTTACTCCAGAATTCCTGTATATAAAGAAAATGTAGACACTATAACAGGGGTGCTGTACGTAAAAGATTTATTGCCTTATATAGAAAGGAAGGCTTTTAATTGGGTAAACCTGAAAAGGGAACCATATTTTGTGCCCGAAAATAAAAAGCTTGACGATTTGTTAAAAGAATTTCAGGAAATGAAAAACCATCTCGCTATTGTTGTTGATGAATATGGGGGAACCTCCGGTTTGATAACTCTCGAAGATATTATTGAAGAAATTGTAGGCGATATAAGCGATGAATTTGATGATGAAGACCTGGTTTTTTCTAAGCTTGATGACAATAATTTTGTTTTTGAAGGTAAAACCGCGCTTAAAGATTTTTACAGGGTTATACGATTGGAAGATGAATCTGTTTTTGAGGATAATAAAGGAGAATCAGAGACAATAGCAGGATTTGTACTGGAGATAGCCGGTGCTTTCCCAAAGAAAGGAGAAAAAATAACTTTTGAAAACTTCACATTTACAGTTGAAGCCTTAGACAATAAAAGAATAAAGCAAATAAAAGTTACCGTAAATCAATGAAGTTAAAAGTATTATCAATATTCTCCTTGTTTATTTTTTTGTCATGTACAAACCCTGTGCCTAGACCAAAGGCTCTTTTAAGGTTAGAATATCCTGTTGGCAATTACGAAAAATTTGCTCCCCCATGCCCATATGAATTTAAAAAAAATAAAACCGCCAGGGTAATCAATAAGTCCGACTGTTCTTTTAATATCGAATATAAAGGTATGAAAGCGAGTATTTTCATTACACATAAAAAAATTGATGAAAATAACCTGGATGAATTATTAAGGGATGCACAAAAATTAACCTATGAACATGTTATAAAAGCCGATAATATAGTAGAACAACCTTTTGTGAATAAAGATGACAATGTGTACGGAATGTTTTACAAAGTAAGTGGTAATGCCGCTTCTCAAACACAATTTTATTTAACCGATAGTATTAATAATTTTGTTACAGGCTCTCTCTACTTTTATGTAAAGCCAAACTATGATTCTATCTTGCCCGCAGCCCATTACCTTGAAAAGGACATAAGAAAGATAATGGAAACCTTTAAATGGAAAAAAATGTAAATCTTAATCCGCTTATATGAATAAAAACTACTTTAGCTTTTTGGTATTATTGTTTTTATCTTTTGTAGGTTTTGCCCAGGCCGATATTGATAAAGAGTATTTTCCTGTTTCCTATGTGGGTATACCCGATAGGCCAATTAGAGATGAAAATAAAAGAACCTATGATGTAAAAGTTGAAATGCCGGAAGCCATATCCGATATAATTTCAGAAGTTTCCGTTGAAAACCTTATACAAATAAACGGGTTTATAAGAAATGAAACCACTCCCTTTGTAAATACCAGTATCCAGGTTTCCAATCTTTTTATTGATGCTGAAAACATGAAGATTACCGAAAGGCGTCATAGAACAATAACTGAAGACGGAGGTGTAGATTTGAAGCATTCCAACAAATATTATGTATATTCTTTTCCCTATAGTATAAACGCAACATATGAAATAAACTGCAGTTTATACCCCGCCCAAAAAGGATTTGCAAAGCAGGAAAGAGAATTTGAGTCCACCAGCTTTTCTACAAAGGGAGAAGCATATAATCATTATCAAAGCAACATACAATTAATAAAGGAAAATATCACCCATTCTTTTTTGAATTTTCTAATATATACGGTCAATAATATACTCAATAACTCATACGGTTATAAAGCTGTAAACAAAAAAGATTATCTCTGGATTTTAGACTCAAAAAGAAATCCTTTTACCGAGGCCCATAAAAAGGCAATATCCGATGTTTTTTTTAACATGAAGCAAATGAGGTACAATAAACCCATTGAGGATATAAAGAAAAACACTGAAAATGTCATAAAAACTTTTGACAGTATAGCAAATTTAATACCTGCCGAAAAAAGGAGGGACAGAAAAGTAAGGTATGCCTGTTTTTATAACAGTGCCGTATTGTCTTATTATATAGATGAACCACAGCAATCTTCAATTTATGCGGAAAAAGCTTTAAAAGAGGAATTTAATAATAAAGAAGCAACTGTTTTAATAAACAAGTCGGAAGAGTTGGACCGTCTTTTAAAACTTAACAATATTGCTGACCGGCATATGGATATTTTACAGGATGAAAAATTTAATGCAGTTGAAAATGAAGATGCATCCTCAACATATGCATTTTTAATAACAACCTCCCAAGACACCCTTGTAGCAGATTTAAATTGGGATGATGTGCCTTTAATAGGAACCGAAGTAAAAGTTTATTTACCCGATACCAACGGAAATATGGCTTTAAAAATTATTCCTGCTTCTGATATCCTGGAATTGGTTATTGATGAAAATAATATTTATGTACAGAAAAAGTTTATTTCATATAAAGATAACCCACGGGCAAAAGAACCCGGTTATTATTTGGTAAGAAAAGAGTTTGAAAGTAATGTAATATCCCTGTACTCTTTTAAAGAAGAAGAAGGAGTTTTATTTCTGCCGGACCAAAGCACGGGTCATTCCACCCGATCTTACAAGTTTATTATGGGGTTAAAAAATGAGTTGCCCAGGTTTAGTAACGGATGCCCCGGGGTTAATGCACTTATTAAAGAAGGGTACTACAAAAACAGCCTGGCCGGTTTAAGAACATTTGCCGAAGATGTTGTAAGCTGTGAATAAACTCTCTTGCTGAAACTTTTGTGTTCCGGTCAGCCCGACAGGATAAGTCTGGCGGGAAAAGGTAAAACACATGTGCACCGGCATTCTGGAACTGCAGGAAGGTCAAAGCATACGTACGCCGGGATTTCTGTGTCGCAGGATGGTTGAAACAAACGTGCACCGGCTTTCCTGTGTCTCAGGATGGCTGAAACACACCTGCGCCGGCCTTCTGGAGTTGCAGGAAGGTTGAAACATGCGCGCACCAGTGTTTTCGGGGTTTAGCTGGCCCGACAAGGTCATTCTGGCGGGCCAGCCCGACAAGGTCATTCTGGCGGGCCAGCCCGACAAGGTCATTCTGGCGGGGAAAAGAAAAACTTCGGACACCTTAATCCCCAATACCAACTTTTAAAAATCATATTCAAACCTGGTAAATAAAAAAGGCCGCCTTTTACGGCGGCCTCTTCACTTAAGTATGATAACTTTACCCTTTAAAAATCATTACTTCATTGTCTTTGCTGTAATAAATATCATCAGTGGCATAATCTACATCATATACGGGCTTGTTGTTGTTTAAAATAATTTTATTTTCCTCTTTACCGTTTTCTTTATTTACTTTAATAAGGTGCTTAGCTCCATCTTCACTTTTAGCAAAAATTAGCGCATAATTATCAGTTTCCTGCATTGCATTATACCTGTTCTGAACAAAATTTTGCCCGATCGAGCCTGCAAAAAATCCTGCTTCGCCTATAGCTTTTGCTTTATTGCCAAATGCGGCATGAGTACTTTCACTTTGCACGGTGTTTCCATTACTGTCTTTATAAGTAGTAGAAACAGTTACTTCGGCAGCAGCTATACCTCCTACAATTTGTCCGGCTATAAAAGTGCTTTTTAACAGTCTTCTGCCAAATTCACCGGGCTGTACATATTTGTTGTGAAAAATTACATTTCCGTCTTTATCTACTCCTACAACTTCGCTTTGCCCGGAAATAGATACGTTATTCGGGAAT includes:
- a CDS encoding Rne/Rng family ribonuclease, which codes for MNKELIVRSSSSEIDFALLKDGKLIELHKDEDDNKFSVGDIMLAKIRKPVSGLNAAFVNVGYEKDAFLHYHDLGPQLSTLLKFVKRVSTGKLKDFSLKDFPFEKDIDKNGAITDVIKANQSILVQIVKEPISTKGPRISSELSIAGRYLVLVPFSERISVSQKIENKDEKDRLKRLVQSIKPKGFGVIVRTVAQGKKVAELDRDLQNLLNKWTAMCKKIYKAPHPSKVLNELNRASSILRDVFNDTFTGIHVDDETLYYQIKDYLQEIAPKKESIVKLYGSSLPIFEKFGVERQIKTSFGRTVSMSKGAYLVVEHTEALHVIDVNSGNRSNKAKTQEETALEVNLIAATEVARQLRLRDMGGIIVVDFIDMSNAENRKKLYDHLKEEMKDDRAKHKILPPSKFGLIQITRQRVRPEMFIKTREENPSGQGGEVEAPIVIIDKIKSDLEKIIPSHTNGVILNVHPFIAAYLTKGFPSIRSKWFLEHKKWVKVIPRDAYTYLEYRFKDKSGNPLKY
- a CDS encoding HU family DNA-binding protein, whose translation is MFATPKNNTKNKKKMTKADIVAKISEKLGMEKGDVQATVESFMEEVKNSLENGDNVYLRGFGSFIIKTRAEKTGRNISKNTTIKIPAHNIPAFKPAKVFVEGVKSSVEVK
- a CDS encoding gliding motility-associated protein GldE: MDPEPSSLISLFYFIDATSIVKFIMLFVLLLCSALISGAEVAFFSLSQTDLNEIENSKTNLGKHIIKLLEKPKKLLATILVANNFINIAIVLLFSSLGEILFGGLEGKILGVVDIRFIVEVVVATFLILFFGEILPKVYASRNKQKFSNFMAYPLVVLNKLFSPLSMPMRSITLYLHDKLGKQKSNLSVDQLSQALELTSEEDTTKEEQKILQGIVSFGNTDTRQVMCPRIDIFALNEEAKFPDILKEIIKHGYSRIPVYKENVDTITGVLYVKDLLPYIERKAFNWVNLKREPYFVPENKKLDDLLKEFQEMKNHLAIVVDEYGGTSGLITLEDIIEEIVGDISDEFDDEDLVFSKLDDNNFVFEGKTALKDFYRVIRLEDESVFEDNKGESETIAGFVLEIAGAFPKKGEKITFENFTFTVEALDNKRIKQIKVTVNQ
- the gldD gene encoding gliding motility lipoprotein GldD translates to MKLKVLSIFSLFIFLSCTNPVPRPKALLRLEYPVGNYEKFAPPCPYEFKKNKTARVINKSDCSFNIEYKGMKASIFITHKKIDENNLDELLRDAQKLTYEHVIKADNIVEQPFVNKDDNVYGMFYKVSGNAASQTQFYLTDSINNFVTGSLYFYVKPNYDSILPAAHYLEKDIRKIMETFKWKKM
- the mutY gene encoding A/G-specific adenine glycosylase, coding for MNNFKTEIISWYSANKRSLPWRETSEPYCIWLSEIMSQQTRIEQSLPYYLKFIDAYPTIFHLAEAKEDEVLKLWQGLGYYSRARNLHATAKYIAYELNGKFPDNYNDLLKLKGVGDYTASAIASICFNEPAPVVDGNVYRVLSRYFGVDIPINSTKGIKYFKTLAKELIDHEQPGEYNQGIMEFGARQCKPQSPDCNICPLNESCVALQKKMVALLPVKIKKGKIKHRHFNYLIINNDEKTILEQRTANDIWKNLYEFPLIEDKHELTEEQIIKHDIFKKYIPHNKFSIHLYNNDKIVHKLSHQYIHTKFWIVNLQTKIENGIEKKQLNEYPVPILIANFVEEFSF
- a CDS encoding cupin-like domain-containing protein; translated protein: MKLKKVERVKKISKKDFVNNYVKPQIPIVIEKLTEDWDAYNKWHLNYINKIAGDKEVPLYDDRPVNPEEGFNQPHAIMKMSDYIELLEREPTNYRIFLYNLMKEVPQLRNDFKWPDLGLKLVKQLPMLFFGGENSKVFMHFDIDYSNILHFHFHGKKQCVILPQDQSKYMYKIPHALISREDIDFDNPDYDKWPALKYAEGYVANLEHGEMLYMPEGYWHYMKYLTPGFSMSLRSFPRSYKNLVKAAYNVFIMRHYDNFMRKRKGQAWIDWKNAQAIINTHRQVGITV
- a CDS encoding beta-ketoacyl synthase N-terminal-like domain-containing protein — protein: MKEELSIASIGSVSPLGISQERIWENYKKNKHFITEKNFTKLTALVSELDIEAQNEIDAIKCSDNKYKDLDSSVLYAICASRIALKKAGWEKESDFGINIGSSRGATSLFEKYHKDFLETGISSTLTSPTTTLGNISSWVAQDLKTKGPEISHSITCSTALHALLNGVAWLQSGMTDKFIVGGSEAPLTPFTIAQMKAMKIYAKSGTDTDRQTFKKNEYPCRAFDLEKSKNTMVLGEGACVVCLEKGVNANSVAVIEGVGFATEMLTHNVSISANAECFQKSMKMALGNLEPDQVDVIVMHAPGTIKGDSSEVNAVNAVFKDSPPFLTTNKWKIGHTFGASGMLSLEFALLMLKNQNFIGVPYVAYSTVPSKIERVMINAVGFGGNAVSILIKNVNNHV
- a CDS encoding single-stranded DNA-binding protein; amino-acid sequence: MSGTLNKVMLIGHLGDDVKMNYFEGGNCIGRFPLATNDTYTNRQTGEKVTNTEWHNIVVRNKAAEVCEKYLKKGDKIYVEGRIKNRQWQGEDGNMRYTTEIHVTDFTFLTNKSESQPNERQAYSNQNPQPASPKAQEPVIQQPEDDDDLPF
- the bioB gene encoding biotin synthase BioB; the protein is MSEIKHNWTKEEILEIYNKPLMELLYEAATVHRKYHDPNTVQVSTLLSIKTGGCSEDCGYCPQAARYHTNIEGNDLMSVQQVKAQALRAKASGSSRVCMGAAWRNVKDGPEFNEVLEMVRTINKLDMEVCCTLGMLTENQAKRLAEAGLYAYNHNLDTSEEYYKEVISTRGYEDRLKTIENVRKTNVTVCSGGIIGMGEKLEDRAGMLVALSTLNPQPESVPINALVAVEGTPMENEKPVEIWEMIRMVATTRIVMPETQVRLSAGRTQMSREGQAMCFFAGANSIFAGDKLLTTPNPDVNEDMEMFKILGVNPQQPFIKKAQPKTVEAEDSEYKDLGEKPKWSRPGHTIDRNEEAKEKGKPAKVSN
- a CDS encoding regulatory protein RecX; translation: MNKKSYTVEEATKLLERYCAYQERCHKEVIAKLKSYNMIPLAIDTIINHLIKNNYLNEERFAKNFARGKFNIKKWGKQRIIRELKLRDITKYNIEIALKEIPEEEYYQVFEELANKRLSQLNEPNLFKKKKKLIDYLLYRGWEPHLVYETVNQLMH